In Paracoccus fistulariae, a single window of DNA contains:
- the rnhA gene encoding ribonuclease HI encodes MTELFAWTDGACSGNPGPGGWGVLMRAVKGDQIAKERELSGGEPDTTNNRMELMAAIQALETLSRPSEITITTDSAYVKNGVTQWIHGWKRNGWRTAGKKPVKNVELWQRLDEAQKRHTVHWKWIKGHAGHAENERADELARAGMAPFK; translated from the coding sequence TTGACGGAACTTTTTGCATGGACAGATGGCGCGTGCAGCGGCAATCCCGGCCCCGGTGGCTGGGGTGTGCTGATGCGCGCCGTCAAGGGCGATCAGATCGCCAAGGAGAGAGAGCTTTCCGGCGGAGAGCCCGATACGACGAATAACCGGATGGAGTTGATGGCCGCGATTCAGGCGCTGGAAACCCTGTCCCGCCCGTCCGAGATCACGATCACCACCGACAGCGCCTATGTGAAGAATGGCGTGACGCAGTGGATCCACGGCTGGAAGCGCAATGGCTGGCGCACGGCGGGCAAGAAGCCGGTCAAGAATGTCGAACTGTGGCAGCGTCTGGACGAGGCGCAAAAGCGTCACACGGTGCATTGGAAATGGATCAAGGGCCATGCGGGCCATGCCGAAAACGAACGCGCCGATGAATTGGCGCGTGCGGGGATGGCGCCCTTCAAATGA
- a CDS encoding trimeric intracellular cation channel family protein: MTLETLVTLLDYGSVLIFALTGALVASRAQLDLVGFVFMASLTAVGGGTLRDLILNRDAVFWVASPSYVVTATLAAILVFWTAHLFESRYKWLVWLDAVALSVAVAAGVGVAVEGGFGPVIVVMMGVMTGTFGGLMRDVVGNEVPLVLKQGQLYLTAAFGGAVAAVVLIWCGVPRFAALILCGFVVLALRAGSLRWGWSLPVYKPRPPRTRG; encoded by the coding sequence ATGACGCTGGAAACGCTTGTGACCCTGCTGGATTACGGCTCGGTCCTGATCTTTGCGCTGACCGGCGCGCTGGTGGCCAGCCGGGCGCAGCTTGATCTGGTCGGATTTGTCTTCATGGCCTCGCTGACTGCCGTGGGCGGCGGGACGTTGCGTGACCTGATCCTGAACCGCGATGCGGTGTTCTGGGTCGCAAGCCCGTCCTATGTGGTGACGGCGACGCTGGCCGCGATTCTGGTCTTCTGGACCGCGCATCTCTTTGAAAGCCGCTACAAATGGCTGGTCTGGCTGGATGCCGTCGCGCTGTCCGTGGCGGTGGCGGCGGGTGTCGGTGTCGCGGTCGAGGGTGGTTTCGGCCCGGTGATCGTGGTGATGATGGGCGTCATGACCGGCACCTTTGGCGGGCTGATGCGCGATGTGGTCGGCAATGAGGTGCCGCTGGTCCTGAAACAGGGGCAGCTTTACCTGACGGCGGCCTTTGGCGGGGCGGTGGCGGCGGTGGTGCTGATCTGGTGCGGCGTGCCGCGTTTCGCGGCCCTGATCCTGTGCGGTTTCGTGGTGCTGGCGCTGCGGGCCGGCAGCCTGCGATGGGGGTGGAGCCTGCCGGTCTACAAGCCGCGACCGCCGCGGACGCGCGGTTAG
- the ftrA gene encoding transcriptional regulator FtrA, which yields MPNIADQPVPPQGPLVVALLYDGLCTFEFGIVAEVFGLPRPELGPGWYRFASCAVEPGPLRAHGGFTLTPDHGPEALEQADIIVVPGWKGVDIAVPEALCDRLRAAHARGARLVSICSGAVVLAATGLLDGGMIATHWRYADTLQARHPQLTVDTASLYRVEGRIFTSAGSAAGIDLMIEIVRQEFGTDAANSVARRLVVPAHRSGGQAQFLERPVPARPTGEIAPLLDQIRADLGRGWTTADMAAECRMSLRTFLRRFHDATGTSPGEWLIAERVEAAKTLLSSGHDGIGVIAAALGFGSGHGLRHHFRQRVGVTPSDYRAGFLRRSRDQLPPNVSTPSLDERPATR from the coding sequence ATGCCAAACATCGCCGATCAGCCCGTTCCCCCGCAAGGCCCTCTGGTCGTCGCGCTGCTTTATGACGGGCTCTGCACCTTCGAATTCGGCATCGTGGCCGAGGTGTTCGGCCTGCCGCGCCCGGAACTGGGGCCGGGCTGGTATCGCTTTGCCAGTTGCGCGGTCGAACCCGGGCCGCTGCGCGCCCATGGCGGCTTTACCCTGACCCCCGATCACGGCCCCGAGGCGCTGGAGCAGGCCGATATCATCGTCGTTCCGGGCTGGAAGGGTGTCGATATCGCGGTGCCAGAGGCGCTGTGCGACCGGCTGCGGGCGGCGCATGCGCGTGGGGCGCGGCTGGTCTCGATCTGTTCGGGCGCTGTCGTGCTGGCGGCGACGGGGTTGCTGGATGGCGGCATGATCGCAACCCATTGGCGCTATGCGGACACCCTGCAGGCGCGCCATCCGCAGCTGACGGTGGATACGGCATCGCTCTATCGGGTCGAGGGGCGGATCTTTACCTCGGCGGGCAGTGCGGCGGGGATCGACCTGATGATCGAGATCGTGCGGCAGGAGTTCGGCACCGATGCCGCCAATTCCGTCGCCCGCCGTCTGGTCGTGCCCGCCCATCGCAGCGGCGGTCAGGCGCAGTTTCTGGAACGCCCGGTGCCTGCCCGCCCCACCGGCGAGATCGCACCGCTGCTGGATCAGATCCGTGCGGATCTTGGGCGCGGCTGGACGACCGCTGACATGGCCGCCGAATGCCGGATGAGCCTGCGCACCTTCCTGCGCCGCTTCCACGACGCCACCGGCACCAGCCCGGGCGAATGGCTGATCGCCGAACGGGTCGAGGCGGCCAAGACCCTGCTGTCTTCGGGCCATGACGGGATCGGGGTGATCGCCGCAGCCCTGGGCTTTGGCAGCGGCCACGGGTTGCGCCATCATTTCCGGCAGCGGGTTGGCGTGACGCCCTCGGATTATCGCGCGGGCTTCCTGCGCCGGTCGCGCGACCAGCTTCCGCCGAATGTGAGCACCCCGTCACTGGACGAACGCCCCGCCACGCGCTAG
- a CDS encoding rhodanese-like domain-containing protein: MTSAVTDIPAAPSHLAQAHFAAEFTFRTDCWDVHEALSAGADFVLLDVRSPAMFAAGHVPGAISLPHGKITRRRMADWPDQTLFVTYCAGPHCNGAARAALRLAELGRPVKIMAGGVTGWRDEGFDLATGA; the protein is encoded by the coding sequence ATGACCTCGGCCGTGACCGATATCCCCGCCGCGCCCAGCCATCTGGCACAGGCACATTTCGCCGCCGAATTCACCTTTCGGACCGATTGCTGGGACGTGCATGAGGCGCTGTCTGCGGGCGCGGATTTCGTGCTGCTGGACGTCCGCAGCCCGGCGATGTTCGCGGCGGGGCATGTGCCGGGGGCGATCAGCCTGCCACATGGCAAGATCACCCGCCGCAGGATGGCCGACTGGCCCGACCAGACGCTGTTCGTCACCTATTGCGCCGGACCGCATTGCAACGGCGCCGCCCGGGCCGCGCTGCGGCTGGCGGAACTGGGGCGGCCGGTGAAGATCATGGCGGGCGGCGTGACCGGCTGGCGGGACGAGGGTTTTGACCTGGCGACCGGGGCGTGA
- the ispH gene encoding 4-hydroxy-3-methylbut-2-enyl diphosphate reductase, whose protein sequence is MEQIKPPLTLFLAAPRGFCAGVDRAIKIVEMALQKWGAPVYVRHEIVHNKFVVDSLRDQGAVFVEELDECPDDRPVIFSAHGVPKAVPAEARRREMVFVDATCPLVSKVHVEAERHFANGLQMVMIGHAGHPEVLGTMGQLPEGEVLLVETVADVGDIAPRDPSQLAFITQTTLSVDDTAEIVAALQRRFPAIIGPAKEDICYATTNRQAAVKAIAGQIDALLVIGAPNSSNSRRLVEVGSAAGCAYSQLVMRADQIDWRAIDGARAVGVTAGASAPEVLVDEVVDAFRQRYDVTVELVETAQERVEFKVPRILREA, encoded by the coding sequence ATGGAACAGATCAAGCCGCCCCTGACCCTTTTTCTGGCCGCGCCGCGCGGGTTCTGCGCCGGCGTGGATCGCGCCATCAAGATCGTCGAGATGGCGCTGCAGAAATGGGGCGCTCCGGTCTATGTCCGGCACGAGATCGTGCATAACAAATTCGTTGTGGATTCGCTGCGCGATCAGGGCGCCGTCTTTGTCGAGGAACTGGACGAATGCCCCGATGACCGCCCGGTGATCTTTTCCGCCCATGGCGTGCCCAAGGCCGTCCCGGCCGAAGCCCGCCGCCGCGAGATGGTCTTTGTCGATGCCACCTGCCCGCTGGTCAGCAAGGTCCATGTCGAGGCCGAGCGTCACTTTGCCAATGGATTGCAGATGGTGATGATCGGCCATGCGGGCCACCCCGAGGTTCTGGGCACCATGGGCCAATTGCCGGAGGGTGAGGTGCTGCTGGTCGAAACCGTCGCGGATGTGGGGGATATTGCGCCGCGCGATCCGTCGCAACTGGCCTTCATCACCCAGACCACGCTGTCGGTCGATGATACCGCCGAGATCGTGGCCGCCTTGCAGCGGCGCTTTCCCGCGATCATCGGCCCGGCCAAGGAAGATATCTGCTACGCCACCACCAACCGTCAGGCCGCCGTCAAGGCGATCGCCGGTCAGATTGACGCGCTGCTGGTCATCGGCGCGCCCAACAGCTCGAACTCGCGCCGGCTGGTCGAGGTGGGCAGCGCCGCAGGCTGTGCCTATTCCCAGCTTGTGATGCGTGCCGATCAGATCGACTGGCGCGCCATTGACGGCGCCCGCGCCGTGGGCGTGACCGCCGGCGCCAGCGCGCCCGAGGTGCTGGTGGATGAGGTCGTCGATGCCTTCCGCCAGCGCTATGACGTGACCGTCGAACTGGTCGAAACCGCGCAGGAGCGCGTCGAATTCAAGGTGCCCCGCATTCTGCGCGAGGCCTGA
- a CDS encoding LysE family translocator: protein MSWDYILTAFIVCVAPGIGVIYTLSMTLGGGMRAGLWASVGCTIATVFHMGVAMAGLAAILHSSAVLFQMLKFAGVLYLLWMAWAVLKDWGGMSVTPSAPTPAGQIVKRGILLNLLNPKLPLFFMAFIPQFMPQGSGLPLLIQLGSVFSLVTFLTFIGYAALAASGRQALLASETAMRWMRRVFAASFAALGVKLAMARA, encoded by the coding sequence ATGAGCTGGGATTATATTCTGACGGCGTTCATTGTCTGTGTCGCACCCGGAATCGGGGTGATCTACACCCTGTCCATGACGCTGGGCGGCGGGATGCGTGCGGGGCTTTGGGCCTCGGTCGGCTGCACCATCGCCACGGTGTTCCACATGGGCGTCGCCATGGCCGGACTGGCCGCCATCCTGCACAGCAGCGCGGTGCTGTTCCAGATGCTGAAATTCGCAGGCGTGCTGTATCTGCTGTGGATGGCCTGGGCCGTGCTGAAGGACTGGGGCGGCATGTCGGTCACGCCCTCGGCCCCGACGCCTGCCGGGCAGATCGTCAAGCGCGGCATCCTGCTGAACCTGCTGAACCCCAAGCTGCCCTTGTTCTTCATGGCCTTCATTCCGCAATTCATGCCGCAGGGATCGGGCCTGCCGCTGCTGATTCAGCTTGGATCTGTGTTTTCGCTGGTGACCTTCCTGACCTTCATCGGTTATGCCGCGCTGGCAGCCAGCGGCCGACAGGCGCTGCTGGCTTCGGAAACGGCAATGCGCTGGATGCGGCGGGTCTTTGCGGCCTCCTTTGCGGCGCTTGGGGTGAAACTGGCAATGGCGCGGGCTTGA
- a CDS encoding group III truncated hemoglobin: MIPPRFDVSEAQIEQVVARFYAQVRRHPVLGPVFNGHIHDWPRHEIKIAHFWKKSILHQRGYDGNPMRVHREAGDVTPQHFPVWLDLFDRTLRDTLPPEAAAGWSLLAHRIGRGLSLGLQEFQRPKDAPPVLR, encoded by the coding sequence ATGATCCCACCCCGGTTTGACGTCAGCGAAGCCCAGATCGAACAGGTCGTCGCCCGATTTTATGCGCAGGTCCGCCGACATCCGGTTCTGGGGCCGGTGTTTAACGGCCATATCCACGACTGGCCACGGCATGAGATCAAGATCGCGCATTTCTGGAAGAAATCGATCCTGCATCAGCGGGGCTATGACGGCAATCCCATGCGCGTCCATCGCGAGGCGGGGGATGTGACGCCGCAGCATTTCCCGGTCTGGCTGGATCTGTTCGACAGGACGCTGCGCGACACCCTGCCGCCCGAGGCCGCGGCGGGCTGGTCGCTGCTGGCGCATCGGATCGGCCGCGGGCTGAGCCTTGGGCTGCAGGAATTCCAGCGCCCGAAGGACGCCCCGCCGGTGCTGCGCTAA
- a CDS encoding FAD-dependent oxidoreductase, protein MSKQIAIVGAGIGGPATAALAAQEGHRVTLFARFAQPRPVGSGLMVLDQIGIGAAARTLSTPITRMLGLDRLKGRMALDIFYPADMPGRAFHRASLFDLLWRAAQAAGIATITDAQVADAEVTDALARRGPVAEALPNYAAMRRVLSYVVAGSLLPPLAGERLPPCESHCLCEERHDPTPV, encoded by the coding sequence ATGAGCAAACAGATCGCCATCGTCGGAGCAGGGATCGGCGGGCCGGCCACAGCGGCGCTTGCCGCGCAAGAGGGTCATCGCGTCACCCTGTTCGCGCGTTTCGCACAGCCGCGTCCGGTCGGCTCGGGGCTGATGGTGCTGGATCAGATCGGGATCGGCGCGGCGGCCCGCACGCTATCCACCCCGATCACGCGGATGCTGGGCCTTGACCGGCTGAAAGGGCGGATGGCGCTGGATATCTTCTATCCCGCCGACATGCCGGGCCGCGCCTTTCATCGCGCCAGCCTGTTCGACCTGCTATGGCGCGCCGCGCAAGCTGCCGGGATCGCCACCATCACCGATGCGCAGGTCGCCGATGCGGAGGTCACCGATGCGCTGGCGCGGCGCGGACCGGTGGCAGAGGCGCTGCCAAACTATGCCGCCATGCGCCGGGTGCTGAGCTATGTCGTCGCGGGCAGCCTGCTGCCGCCACTGGCCGGGGAAAGGCTGCCCCCATGTGAATCCCATTGCCTTTGTGAGGAACGACATGATCCCACCCCGGTTTGA
- a CDS encoding DUF6635 family protein, which translates to MTDATDPARLAARQDRVSRFVRARFGLRGTLLLHRTALGWDLLRAPLNVMLSPVFLLTRLLAALLGWLGARRAAGWLARRRIFLTSDMSRILQQDLIRFIDGLDADGIGPGAPPQATRDRIASYTETRNAVAEIVTSLVVLSCGLLLFHRATPGIISMAGPLAELRARSNAVADFALGETLGRAWYWAFPVQLSPWEVVLTGVALAMIGSVVTTFAGVLADPLQTLTGTHRRRLMRMLSQLDRAEPGSGIEREHLLARLGDLGDTLTVLWRSLR; encoded by the coding sequence ATGACCGACGCAACTGATCCCGCCAGACTTGCCGCCCGACAGGACCGGGTGTCGCGCTTTGTGCGCGCGCGCTTTGGGCTGCGCGGCACCTTGCTGCTGCATCGCACGGCGCTTGGCTGGGATCTGCTGCGGGCGCCGCTGAATGTGATGCTGTCGCCGGTCTTCCTGCTGACACGGCTGCTGGCCGCCCTGCTGGGATGGCTGGGGGCCAGACGCGCGGCTGGCTGGCTGGCGCGGCGGCGGATCTTTCTGACCTCGGACATGTCGCGGATCCTGCAGCAGGATCTGATCCGCTTCATCGACGGGCTGGATGCCGATGGGATCGGGCCGGGCGCGCCGCCGCAGGCGACCCGCGACCGCATCGCCAGCTATACCGAGACGCGCAACGCCGTGGCCGAGATCGTCACCTCGCTGGTGGTGCTGTCCTGCGGCCTGCTGCTGTTTCACCGCGCCACGCCCGGCATCATCTCGATGGCCGGGCCGCTGGCCGAATTGCGTGCCCGGTCCAATGCGGTCGCGGATTTCGCGCTTGGCGAAACGCTTGGCCGGGCCTGGTACTGGGCCTTTCCGGTGCAGCTTTCGCCGTGGGAGGTGGTGCTGACCGGGGTGGCGCTGGCGATGATCGGATCGGTCGTGACGACCTTCGCGGGCGTGCTGGCCGATCCGCTGCAAACCCTGACCGGCACGCATCGCCGCCGCCTGATGCGGATGCTGTCCCAGCTTGACCGCGCCGAACCCGGCAGCGGGATCGAGCGAGAGCATCTTCTGGCGCGGCTGGGCGATCTTGGCGATACCCTGACGGTTCTGTGGCGCTCTTTGCGCTAA
- a CDS encoding cobyric acid synthase: MSAIMIQGTGSNVGKSLLVAGLCRAARRRGIAVAPFKPQNMSNNAAVTVDGGEIGRAQALQARACGLLPQSDMNPVLLKPETDTGAQVVLQGRAIARAQARDYAGLKPRLMQGVMDSFHRLRAAHDLVIVEGAGSPAEINLRPRDIANMGFARAAQVPVLLAGDIDRGGVIAQIVGTQAALDPEDAAMICGFMINKFRGDPRLFDDGYQMIQDRTGWRGFGVVPWFRDAYRLPAEDAVDLRASQGQGLHIVCLALSRIANFDDLDPLAAEPGVQLTMLGPGRAIPGDADLVIIPGTKSTLGDLAFLRAQGWDIDLQAHLRRGGHVLGICGGYQMLGRVIRDPDGADGLAGEVSGLGLLDISTTMSPDKRLQRISGTALDHPISGYEIHMGHSTGPDCVRPFAHLPHPDGAISADGRVSGTYLHGLFGDDGFRAAWLARFGTPSQPGYEARVDQVLDDLADHLESHLDVAGLLAVAGCC; encoded by the coding sequence ATGTCCGCAATCATGATTCAGGGCACAGGTTCGAATGTGGGAAAATCGCTGCTGGTGGCAGGGCTGTGCCGGGCCGCGCGGCGGCGCGGGATCGCGGTGGCGCCCTTCAAGCCGCAGAACATGTCGAACAACGCCGCCGTGACCGTCGACGGCGGAGAGATCGGCCGCGCGCAGGCGCTGCAGGCGCGCGCCTGTGGCCTGCTGCCGCAGAGCGACATGAACCCGGTGCTGCTGAAGCCCGAAACCGATACCGGGGCGCAGGTTGTCCTGCAGGGTCGCGCGATCGCCCGTGCCCAGGCGCGCGATTACGCCGGGCTGAAGCCGCGCCTGATGCAGGGCGTCATGGACAGCTTCCACCGTCTGCGTGCCGCGCATGATCTGGTCATCGTCGAGGGCGCGGGCAGCCCGGCAGAGATCAATCTGCGCCCCCGCGACATTGCCAATATGGGATTCGCGCGGGCGGCGCAGGTGCCGGTGCTGCTGGCGGGAGATATCGACCGGGGTGGGGTGATCGCCCAGATCGTCGGCACGCAGGCGGCGCTTGACCCGGAAGATGCGGCAATGATCTGCGGCTTCATGATCAACAAGTTCCGGGGCGATCCACGTCTGTTCGACGACGGCTATCAGATGATACAGGATCGCACGGGCTGGCGCGGTTTCGGGGTCGTGCCGTGGTTTCGCGACGCCTATCGCCTGCCGGCCGAGGATGCGGTCGACCTGCGCGCCTCGCAGGGGCAGGGGCTGCATATCGTCTGCCTTGCCCTGTCGCGGATCGCGAATTTCGATGATCTGGACCCTCTGGCGGCCGAGCCGGGCGTGCAACTGACCATGCTGGGGCCGGGACGCGCCATTCCCGGCGACGCGGATCTGGTCATCATCCCGGGCACCAAGTCGACGCTGGGCGATCTGGCCTTTCTGCGCGCGCAGGGATGGGATATCGACCTGCAGGCGCATCTGCGGCGCGGCGGGCATGTGCTGGGCATCTGCGGCGGCTATCAGATGCTGGGTCGCGTGATCCGCGACCCCGATGGCGCCGATGGGCTGGCCGGAGAGGTCAGCGGGCTGGGCCTGCTGGACATCTCCACCACCATGTCCCCCGACAAGCGGTTGCAGCGGATCAGCGGCACGGCGCTGGATCACCCCATTTCGGGATACGAGATCCATATGGGCCACAGTACCGGCCCCGATTGTGTCCGCCCCTTTGCGCATCTGCCCCATCCTGATGGGGCGATCAGTGCCGATGGCCGGGTCTCGGGCACCTATCTGCATGGGTTGTTCGGGGATGACGGCTTTCGCGCCGCGTGGCTGGCGCGCTTCGGCACCCCCTCGCAGCCGGGATATGAGGCCCGCGTGGATCAGGTACTGGACGATCTGGCCGATCATCTGGAATCGCATCTGGACGTGGCGGGCCTGCTGGCCGTGGCGGGCTGCTGCTGA
- the ileS gene encoding isoleucine--tRNA ligase, which produces MAADKSADTPDYRDTVFLPQTDLPMRAGLPAREPEWLARWERIGIYDRLRERSKGRAPFILHDGPPYANGHLHIGHALNKTIKDIIVRSHQMMGRDARYVPGWDCHGLPIEWKIEEKYRAAGKDKDAVDVVEFRQECRRFADEWIDIQRQEFKRLGITGKWDDPYLTMDYHAEAVIAADFMKLLMNGSLYQGSKPVMWSPVEKTALAEAEVEYHDKDSDTIWVRFPVVNGEEVGLGKADVVIWTTTPWTIPSNKGVVYGADYSYGLYEVIGTPEESWAKVGDRFLLADKLAEGVMTKGRLTPEMYRRVADVSAETLSSLKLAHPFAGINGGEGEWDELRDFRAAPFVTDEEGTGFVHCAPSHGMEEYELYRDAGMLQQVITYNVMDDGSFRADLPLFGGKRILKPNGKEGDANKAVIDALVSVGKLLARGKIKHSYPHSWRSKAPLIYRNTPQWFAAIDHDLNDGMGEYGNTIRSRALTSIDKLVKWWPQSGRNRIHSMVESRPDWVLSRQRAWGVPLTCFVKKGARPTDPDFLLRDQRVNDRIIAAFQKGGADVWYNDGFKAQVLDGVVNPDDYEQVMDVLDVWFDSGSTHAFVLRDRADGAPDGIADVYLEGTDQHRGWFQSSLLQASATRGRAPYRNVVTHGFTLDEKGMKMSKSLGNTIVPEAVIKQYGADILRLWVAQTDYTADQRIGPEILKGTADSYRRLRNTLRFLLGALDGFTDGEKVEPAQMPELERWVLHRLARLDHQVRAGYDSFDFQGVFQTLFQFCTVDLSSLYFDIRKDSLYCDGPGSLTRRSARTVLDLLFHRLVTWLAPILPFTMEDVWLSRFPSEDDSVHLHDFPVTPAEWLDEPLARKWEHVRRARRVVTAALEVKRSDKTIGASLEAAPVVHVEDADMLAALKSVPFADICIVSDLSLTDDPAPNEAFRMSDMPGVGVVFELADGSKCQRCWKILPDVGTHQHPGVCARCDGVLNAI; this is translated from the coding sequence ATGGCCGCCGATAAAAGCGCCGATACCCCCGATTACCGCGATACCGTTTTCCTGCCCCAGACCGATCTGCCGATGCGCGCAGGCCTGCCCGCGCGTGAGCCCGAATGGCTGGCCCGCTGGGAGCGGATCGGCATCTATGACCGCCTGCGCGAACGCAGCAAGGGCCGCGCGCCCTTTATCCTGCATGACGGCCCTCCCTATGCGAACGGGCATCTGCATATCGGCCACGCGCTGAACAAGACGATCAAGGATATCATCGTGCGCAGCCATCAGATGATGGGCCGCGATGCGCGCTATGTGCCCGGCTGGGACTGCCACGGGTTGCCGATCGAATGGAAGATCGAGGAAAAATACCGCGCCGCAGGCAAGGACAAGGACGCGGTGGATGTGGTCGAGTTCCGTCAGGAATGCCGCCGCTTTGCCGATGAGTGGATCGATATCCAGCGCCAGGAATTCAAGCGTCTGGGCATCACCGGCAAATGGGACGATCCCTATCTGACGATGGATTATCACGCCGAGGCGGTGATCGCGGCGGATTTCATGAAGCTGCTGATGAATGGCAGCCTGTATCAGGGGTCGAAGCCCGTGATGTGGTCGCCGGTCGAAAAGACCGCGCTGGCCGAGGCCGAGGTCGAATATCACGACAAAGATAGCGACACGATCTGGGTTCGCTTCCCGGTGGTAAATGGCGAAGAGGTCGGCCTTGGTAAAGCCGATGTGGTGATCTGGACCACAACGCCCTGGACCATTCCGTCGAACAAAGGCGTCGTTTATGGCGCCGATTACAGCTATGGCCTCTATGAAGTCATCGGCACGCCTGAGGAAAGCTGGGCGAAGGTCGGCGACCGCTTCCTGCTGGCCGACAAGCTGGCCGAAGGTGTGATGACCAAGGGCCGCCTGACGCCTGAAATGTATCGCCGCGTCGCCGATGTCAGCGCAGAAACCCTTTCGAGCCTGAAACTGGCCCATCCCTTTGCCGGGATCAATGGCGGCGAAGGTGAGTGGGACGAGCTGCGCGATTTCCGGGCCGCCCCCTTTGTCACGGACGAGGAAGGCACCGGCTTTGTCCATTGCGCGCCCAGCCACGGGATGGAGGAATACGAGCTTTACCGCGATGCCGGTATGCTTCAGCAGGTCATCACCTATAATGTGATGGACGATGGCAGCTTCCGCGCTGATCTGCCGCTGTTCGGCGGCAAGCGCATCCTCAAGCCGAATGGCAAGGAAGGCGATGCCAACAAAGCCGTCATTGACGCCTTGGTCAGTGTCGGAAAGCTGCTCGCGCGGGGCAAGATCAAGCACAGCTATCCGCATAGCTGGCGGTCCAAGGCGCCTCTGATCTATCGTAATACGCCGCAATGGTTCGCGGCCATCGACCATGACCTGAATGACGGCATGGGCGAATATGGCAATACGATCCGGTCGCGTGCGCTGACCAGCATCGACAAGCTGGTAAAGTGGTGGCCACAATCGGGGCGCAACCGCATCCATTCGATGGTGGAAAGCCGCCCCGACTGGGTGCTGTCGCGGCAGCGGGCATGGGGCGTGCCGCTGACCTGCTTTGTCAAAAAGGGCGCAAGGCCGACCGATCCCGATTTCCTGCTGCGCGATCAGCGCGTGAATGACCGCATCATCGCGGCCTTCCAGAAGGGCGGGGCGGATGTCTGGTATAATGACGGCTTCAAGGCGCAGGTGCTGGACGGCGTTGTGAACCCGGACGATTACGAGCAGGTCATGGACGTGCTGGATGTGTGGTTCGATTCCGGCTCGACCCATGCCTTCGTGCTGCGCGACCGCGCAGATGGCGCGCCCGACGGGATTGCAGATGTCTATCTTGAGGGCACCGACCAGCATCGCGGCTGGTTCCAGTCCTCTCTGCTGCAGGCCAGCGCGACCCGGGGCCGCGCGCCCTATCGCAACGTGGTGACGCATGGCTTCACCCTGGACGAAAAGGGCATGAAAATGTCCAAATCATTGGGCAATACCATCGTCCCCGAGGCGGTGATCAAGCAATATGGCGCCGATATCCTGCGCCTGTGGGTGGCGCAGACCGATTACACCGCCGATCAGCGCATCGGGCCTGAAATCCTGAAGGGCACGGCAGACAGCTATCGCCGCTTGCGCAATACGCTGCGCTTTCTGCTGGGGGCGCTGGACGGCTTTACCGATGGCGAAAAGGTCGAGCCTGCGCAGATGCCAGAGCTGGAACGCTGGGTCCTGCACCGTCTGGCGCGGTTGGATCATCAGGTCCGCGCGGGCTATGACAGCTTTGATTTCCAAGGGGTTTTCCAGACCCTTTTCCAGTTCTGCACCGTGGATCTGTCGTCGCTGTATTTCGATATCCGCAAGGACAGCCTCTATTGCGACGGTCCGGGCAGCCTGACCCGACGCTCGGCCCGGACGGTGCTGGATCTGCTGTTCCACCGCCTCGTGACCTGGCTTGCGCCGATCCTGCCCTTTACCATGGAGGATGTCTGGCTGTCGCGCTTCCCGTCCGAGGATGACAGCGTGCATCTGCACGACTTCCCGGTCACGCCTGCCGAATGGCTGGATGAGCCGCTGGCCCGCAAATGGGAGCACGTGCGCCGCGCCCGCCGCGTCGTCACGGCGGCGCTGGAGGTCAAGCGCAGCGACAAGACCATCGGTGCCAGCCTTGAGGCCGCACCGGTCGTCCATGTCGAGGATGCCGATATGCTGGCGGCGCTGAAATCGGTGCCCTTCGCGGATATCTGCATCGTCTCGGATCTGTCACTGACGGATGATCCTGCCCCGAACGAGGCGTTTCGCATGTCGGATATGCCGGGGGTTGGCGTGGTCTTCGAACTGGCGGATGGCAGTAAGTGTCAGCGTTGCTGGAAAATTCTTCCAGATGTTGGCACGCATCAGCATCCCGGCGTCTGCGCGCGCTGCGACGGCGTTCTGAACGCCATCTGA